A portion of the Gossypium arboreum isolate Shixiya-1 chromosome 8, ASM2569848v2, whole genome shotgun sequence genome contains these proteins:
- the LOC128296673 gene encoding uncharacterized protein LOC128296673 → MHTGEEESYGLDETESVTPSINLMRNQPPGAERRNDRDDSDTNRKIADALQRIVEIVPAMTSVPIQRRAPIKELRKYGANEFMGLKGVDPSVAENWMESTKIILRQLDCTPRECLICAVSLLQEEAYLWWESMVRHLPENLITWDLFQKEFQKKYIGEMYIEDKKQEFLTLQQGDMSVIDYEREFSRLSRYASEFIPTEADS, encoded by the coding sequence ATGCATACTGGAGAAGAAGAATCTTACGGGTTAGATGAAACTGAATCGGTAACACCTAGTATTAACCTGATGAGAAACCAACCTCCTGGAGCagaaagaagaaatgatagaGATGATTCTGATACAAATAGAAAAATTGCCGATGCACTACAAAGAATAGTGGAAATTGTTCCTGCTATGACTTCAGTTCCAATTCAAAGACGGGCCCCGATAAAAGAATTGAGAAAGTATGGTGCCAATGAATTTATGGGTCTGAAAGGAGTCGATCCATCTGTAGCTGAAAATTGGATGGAGTCgactaaaataattttacgacaaTTAGATTGTACCCCCCGAGAGTGTTTGATTTGTGCTGTATCATTGTTACAAGAAGAAGCTTACTTATGGTGGGAATCAATGGTTCGACATTTACCAGAGAATCTGATAACTTGGGATCTATTTCAgaaagaatttcaaaagaaatatatcggAGAAATGTACATCGAAGACAAGAAACAAGAGTTTTTGACGTTACAACAGGGTGACATGTCAGTAATAGACTATGAGAGGGAATTCTCGAGACTCAGTAGATATGCCTCAGAGTTTATTCCAACTGAAGCTGATAGTTGA